One segment of Solanum stenotomum isolate F172 chromosome 1, ASM1918654v1, whole genome shotgun sequence DNA contains the following:
- the LOC125850984 gene encoding protein indeterminate-domain 12-like, whose translation MSNSNLSSGNSSEEADETPNVLSSTSDGSSAHQEQTLPNNKKRRKLPGNPDPSAEVIALSPKTLMATNRFICEVCNKGFQREQNLQLHRRGHNLPWKLKQKTSNEIKKRVYICPESSCIHHNPARALGDLTGIKKHFSRKHGEKKWKCEKCSKKYAVQSDWKAHSKTCGTKEYKCDCGTIFSRRDSFVTHRAFCDALAEENNKVNQVLATGTAGSTQLAPELISTTHMLNLPQIRNSNMKIPSIPLNMAGSMFSSSSGFNQLGTNSSNMSSATALLQQAAQMGVTVSNNMNSTLFNGVQIPIQSDHDHDQNQTEIGSILQGFGGSMLQNSGDDHHKSSRVLQNEHGWYNNNNNNNNNSNTGLFNEKQRILNKEAGHSNEESLTLDFLGIGGMRQGNLHEMHQQQQEMRFEQQEVSHQSIQGVNSIWDD comes from the exons ATGTCAAACTCAAACCTCTCTTCTGGGAATAGTAGTGAAGAAGCAGATGAAACTCCTAATGTGTTGTCAAGTACAAGTGATGGATCTAGTGCTCATCAAGAACAAACTCTTCctaataataagaaaagaagaaaattaccTGGAAATCCTG ATCCTAGTGCTGAAGTTATTGCGTTATCACCAAAAACTCTAATGGCAACAAACAGGTTCATCTGTGAAGTATGCAATAAAGGCTTCCAAAGGGAACAAAATCTTCAACTACACAGGAGAGGACACAATTTACCATGGAAACTAAAGCAAAAAACAAGCAATGAGATTAAAAAACGCGTTTATATTTGCCCAGAAAGTTCGTGTATTCACCATAATCCTGCTCGTGCTCTTGGAGATCTTACGGGGATTAAGAAACATTTTTCTCGTAAACATggtgaaaaaaaatggaaatgtgAAAAGTGCTCTAAAAAATATGCAGTGCAATCTGACTGGAAAGCTCATTCGAAAACTTGTGGCACAAAGGAGTATAAATGTGACTGTGGTACCATCTTCTCCAG GAGGGATAGCTTTGTGACTCATAGAGCCTTTTGTGATGCTCTAGCTGAAGAAAACAACAAAGTAAACCAAGTTTTAGCCACTGGCACTGCAGGCAGCACCCAATTAGCCCCTGAACTTATTTCAACTACTCACATGTTGAACTTGCCACAAATCAGAAATTCAAACATGAAAATTCCTTCAATACCCTTAAACATGGCAGGAAGCATGTTTTCCTCTTCTTCTGGATTTAATCAGCTAGGCACAAATTCGTCGAATATGTCATCTGCAACAGCATTGTTACAACAAGCAGCTCAAATGGGTGTAACAGTGAGCAATAACATGAACTCTACTCTGTTTAATGGAGTTCAAATTCCAATTCAAAGTGATCATGATCATGATCAAAATCAAACAGAAATAGGCAGCATATTGCAGGGATTTGGTGGATCTATGTTACAAAATAGCGGCGATGATCATCACAAGTCTTCAAGAGTACTGCAGAATGAGCATGGGtggtataataataataataataataataataatagtaatactGGTTTGTTTAATGAAAAACAGAGGATATTGAATAAGGAAGCTGGCCATAGTAATGAGGAGAGTTTGACTCTTGATTTTCTTGGGATAGGAGGAATGAGACAGGGGAATTTACATGAAATGCATCAGCAGCAACAAGAAATGAGATTCGAACAGCAAGAAGTTAGTCACCAAAGTATTCAAGGAGTGAACTCCATATGGGATGATTGA